In the genome of Corynebacterium glucuronolyticum DSM 44120, the window CATCTCGGTGACGCAGCCCCCATCCCGCAGGCGCGCCGCTCGCTCGGTACCCTTCCCAAAGACCAGCGCAAGGATGCCGGCCGGCTCGTGAATATGGCCCGTGGCGCAGTGGAGAAGCATTACGCACAGGTTAAGAAGGAACTCGAGGAGAAGCGAAACGCTGAGGTTCTCGTCGCTGAGCGCGAAGATGTCACCGTTGCGTCCACGCGACGCCAGGTGGGTGCAATGCACCCGATTACCACCCTCAGCGAGGAAGTCGCAGACATCTTCGTCTCTATGGGCTGGGAGATCGCCGAAGGCCCCGAGGTGGAGGCCGAGTACTTCAACTTCGATGCTCTTAACTTCCTTCCCGACCACCCTGCGCGTACGCTCCAGGACACGTTTCATGTTGGGCCCGAGGGCTCGAAGCAGGTGCTGCGTACGCACACCTCGCCCGTGCAGGTGCGAACCTTGCTTTCCCGCGATCTTCCGGTCTACATTGCGTGCCCTGGCCGTGTGTTCCGCACGGATGAGCTTGATGCCACGCATACCCCCGTGTTCCACCAGGTGGAGGGGCTCGCCGTGGATAAGGGCTTGACCATGGCGCACCTCAAGGGCACCCTTGACCACTTGGCTAAGCGCCTGTTTGGCGAGGGCACAACCACGCGCATGCGCACGAATTACTTCCCGTTCACCGAGCCGTCGGCGGAAGTGGATGTATGGTTCCCCAACAAGAAGGGCGGAGCAGGCTGGATCGAGTGGGGTGGCTGTGGCATGGTCAACCCGAATGTGCTGCGCGCAGCAGGCATCGATCCCGAGGTGTACTCCGGCTTCGCATTCGGCATGGGCTTGGAGCGTACCCTGCAGTTCCGCAACGGGCTGAGCGATATGCGCGACATGGTCGAAGGCGACATCCGTTTCACTGCTCCGTTTGGTGTTCGCGCCTA includes:
- the pheS gene encoding phenylalanine--tRNA ligase subunit alpha, with the protein product MNEARDAAIAAFDAAGNLEELSAARHDHLGDAAPIPQARRSLGTLPKDQRKDAGRLVNMARGAVEKHYAQVKKELEEKRNAEVLVAEREDVTVASTRRQVGAMHPITTLSEEVADIFVSMGWEIAEGPEVEAEYFNFDALNFLPDHPARTLQDTFHVGPEGSKQVLRTHTSPVQVRTLLSRDLPVYIACPGRVFRTDELDATHTPVFHQVEGLAVDKGLTMAHLKGTLDHLAKRLFGEGTTTRMRTNYFPFTEPSAEVDVWFPNKKGGAGWIEWGGCGMVNPNVLRAAGIDPEVYSGFAFGMGLERTLQFRNGLSDMRDMVEGDIRFTAPFGVRA